Proteins co-encoded in one Arachis hypogaea cultivar Tifrunner chromosome 13, arahy.Tifrunner.gnm2.J5K5, whole genome shotgun sequence genomic window:
- the LOC112791889 gene encoding hypersensitive-induced response protein 1, translating to MGLALGCLQVDQSTVAIKEVFGKFDDVLEPGCHFVPWCLGNQVAGYLSLRVQQLDVRCETKTKDNVFVTVVASIQYRALAEGAVDAFYKLSNTRAQIQAYVFDVIRASVPKMELDASFEQKNEIAKAVEEELEKAMCAYGYEIVQTLIVDIEPDEHVKRAMNEINAAARLRVAANEKAEAEKILQIKRAEGEAESKYLAGLGIARQRQAIVDGLRDSVLAFSENVPGTTSKDVMDMVLVTQYFDTLKEIGASSKSNSVFVPHGPGAVKDISSQIREGLLQGNVA from the exons ATGGGGCTAGCTCTTGGTTGTCTTCAAGTGGACCAGTCAACGGTAGCTATCAAGGAAGTTTTTGGGAAGTTCGATGATGTGCTTGAACCCGGTTGCCACTTTGTGCCTTGGTGTCTTGGCAATCAAGTAGCTGGTTACCTTTCTTTGCGTGTGCAGCAGCTTGATGTTCGCTGCGAAACCAAGACGAAG GACAATGTCTTTGTCACCGTTGTTGCTTCCATCCAATATCGAGCACTTGCAGAAGGTGCCGTAGATGCATTTTACAAGCTTAGCAATACCAGAGCACAGATTCAAGCCTATGTCTTTGATG TTATTAGGGCAAGTGTTCCAAAGATGGAACTAGACGCCTCTTTTGAACAGAAGAATGAAATTGCGAAAGCTGTAGAGGAAGAACTTGAAAAG GCAATGTGTGCTTATGGCTATGAGATAGTTCAGACTCTTATTGTGGATATCGAACCAGATGAGCATGTCAAGAGAGCCATGAACGAGATAAATGCTG CTGCGAGATTGAGGGTGGCTGCAAATGAGAAGGCCGAGGCGGAGAAGATTCTGCAGATTAAGAGAGCAGAAGGAGAAGCGGAGTCGAAGTATCTAGCAGGGCTTGGAATAGCCCGTCAACGCCAAGCCATTGTTGATGGCCTGAGGGACAGCGTGCTAGCCTTTTCAGAGAATGTCCCTGGGACAACATCAAAGGATGTCATGGACATGGTTCTGGTCACCCAATATTTTGATACATTGAAGGAAATCGGTGCATCCTCAAAATCCAATTCTGTTTTCGTTCCACATGGACCGGGAGCTGTTAAAGATATTTCTTCACAAATTAGAGAAGGTCTTCTTCAAGGAAATGTGGCTTAA
- the LOC112791890 gene encoding mitochondrial outer membrane protein porin of 36 kDa, with amino-acid sequence MVNGPGLYSDIGKKARELLFKDYQNDHKFTITTYTSTGVEITSTGIRKGEIYLADVNTKLKNKNITTDIKVDSNSNLLTTVTVDEPAPGLKSIFSFIFPDQKSGKVELQYRHEYAGISTSLGLTATPIVNFSGVVGNDLVAVGTDLSFDTASGNFIKYNAGLNFTHADLIASLTVNDKGDTVNASYYHVVSPLTNTAVGAELSHSFSSNENMLTIGTQHALDPLTLVKARVNNYGRANAVIQHDWNPRTRVSLSGEVDTGAIEKSAKVGLAVALKP; translated from the exons ATGGTGAATGGTCCAGGTCTCTACTCCGATATCGGAAAGAAAGCTCGAG AGCTTCTGTTCAAGGATTATCAGAACGACCACAAGTTCACTATCACCACTTACACTTCCACTGGAGTG GAAATCACTTCAACTGGAATCAGGAAGGGTGAGATATATTTGGCAGATGTCAACACTAAGCTGAAGAACAAGAACATCACAACCGATATTAAAGTTGACTCGAATTCAAAT CTGCTTACTACTGTTACCGTGGATGAACCCGCACCTGGACTCAAATCCATTTTTAGCTTCATTTTCCCAGATCAGAAATCTGGCAAG GTTGAACTCCAGTACCGGCACGAGTATGCTGGAATAAGCACCAGCCTTGGATTGACAGCAACTCCCATTGTTAACTTCTCTGGTGTGGTCGGAAATGATTTGGTTGCTGTTGGGACTGATCTTTCATTCGATACTGCCTCTGGAAACTTTATCAAATATAATGCAGGGCTAAACTTCACTCATGCTGACCTTATTGCGTCCCTAACCGT AAATGATAAGGGTGACACCGTCAATGCATCATACTATCATGTTGTAAGCCCGTTGACAAACACTGCTGTTGGTGCCGAGCTTTCTCACAGCTTTTCTAGCAATGAAAACATGCTGACTATTGGCACACAGCATGCACTTGACCCCCTAACATTGGTGAAAGCTCGGGTGAACAACTATGGCAGGGCCAATGCTGTGATCCAGCATGATTGGAATCCAAGAACCCGGGTCTCTCTCTCAGGTGAAGTGGATACCGGGGCAATTGAGAAGAGTGCAAAGGTTGGTCTTGCCGTGGCCTTGAAGCCTTAG